GATTTGACTGATCCCGCTCCCGCTACTACCTTCGCTCACTTGGACGCCACCACTGTGTTGTCCCGTGGTATTGCTGAACTTGGTATCTACCCTGCTGTCGACCCTCTGGACTCCAAGTCGCGTATGTTGGACCCCCGTATTGTAAGTTTCTCGGCTTTTCCCGTGGATACCCGGAAACTTACGGGATTACGTTAAGGTTGGACAAGAGCACTACGATGTCGCGACCGCCGTCCAGAAGATTCTCCAGGATTACAAGTCTCTGCAAGATATCATTGCCATTCTTGGAATGGACGAATTGTCCGAAGAGGACAAGTTGACCGTAAGTATTCAAAATCCGAGTAAATATTACCGAGTTCTAAAAGTTATCCCACTAGGTCGAGCGTGCCCGTAAAATTCAGCGTTTCATGTCGCAACCTTTCCAGGTCGCCCAGGTCTTCACTGGTTATGAGGGTAAGCTCGTGTCCCTCAAGGATACCATTCGCTCCTTCAAGGAGATCCTCTCTGGCGCCCACGATTCCCTTCCTGAGTCTGCTTTCTACATGGTGAGCACATacttttttgttggtttatTTCGCAGCATTTATTTATCATCTACAGGCTGGCACCATTGAGGATGTCAAGGCCAAGGCTGAGCAGCTCGCCAAGGATATGTCCGCTTAGATTCTGTAGGGCATGAGGAGGATTGGTTTTATACTTAATTTCATCATTGGCTCTAGAGTATACCGCCTGCCAAAATTCAAAATTTGCATTCATTCCCAGTAGTTGAATCGTACGGTGTCAACAAAATGATCAGTAAACTGTGCCCTGTTTCTATTGATTGTAAGTTTGATAACTTCCTTCAGGTTGCCCGCTCTTGTCTTTGGCTAGATATGCAGCCAAGttttgtttaatttttacaAATGGTTTTGCCATTGATCTAGTTCAAAGGGATTTTGTGTAGAACTTCCCAACTTTCAACTGGACCTTCACACCGCACAGCCCACACTTCATGAGCTTTAAAGTTGTCCACCCAGTTATTGGTTCCTTCAGATCCACAGTTCAATTGAACGGCCTCTGGCTCTTCTGTTTTAAAGCCTATCACCGCGCTCGTCCGTAGCTCGTCGTAAAATCTATCTCGTTCTCCGTTGATGGCATCCGCATCGTCAATATAGCATAGCGACATGTGGGGGAAAGCAGGACATCTGGGCTCCAGTCCTAATCGTTGATGCACTTCCTCATACAAGGACAGGATTTCGCGCGTAGGCTTGATCGCGACGTATACCGATCGGAAGTAGTGATCCCCAATCTTGACTTGGTCAAAGTAGCATCGCAAAGGCGCATGCGCGTCGAATGTGGGTATGGACCCCGCGATCTTATCAAGCTCGGTTTCCAAAGACTGCG
This Psilocybe cubensis strain MGC-MH-2018 chromosome 3, whole genome shotgun sequence DNA region includes the following protein-coding sequences:
- a CDS encoding 2',3'-cyclic-nucleotide 3'-phosphodiesterase; protein product: MGICVISHPLEAKKLGFVINSQRKDPSLSVASYPKFYPHITLASLPQSLETELDKIAGSIPTFDAHAPLRCYFDQVKIGDHYFRSVYVAIKPTREILSLYEEVHQRLGLEPRCPAFPHMSLCYIDDADAINGERDRFYDELRTSAVIGFKTEEPEAVQLNCGSEGTNNWVDNFKAHEVWAVRCEGPVESWEVLHKIPLN